TGGAactagaagaggaaaaaaaaccttgaTTTTAGATAATAAAATTTTATGGAGATATAATTACCAATagagagaaattagaaaatgGGAGAAATGATGTAGAGATGAATGCATTAATATTAATGACAGATGTATGTTGATAGAGAGACCAAGGAGACAGACACAAAGCAAAGAAAGACTAGATTTTGATTTATGCAATTCAGGGTACATTTTTATAAACACAACTGCTTCATTGTTCTTGTGTACCAACACATAAATCATGGGTTCTGTTTGTAACGCTTATGGGAGCCCATAGGCTTAGGTATACCTTTCTTGGCATCTGCCAGGGTATCTGTTCCACCAATTTTCTACATTCTTTATTTAAAGGTAAATAAACAGGAAGCAAAACATCAAATCTCAAATACAGTCTGTATTCACAGCAGAGTATCTATTttattcttagaaaataaaaatgtagagcagtgttttagCTGAAAGACATGCTATTGgtctggaaagaaaaagaattaagCTGAGGTGATAGATATCAGCAGATATTAGAAGAAATGAAACAACTTTACTAGTTTGCCTTCTGCTACTTAGATTTTTTATGACTGTcatgtctatttttaaaaattcttgcaTAGTGTATGAACAATCAACGTTTTGCCATGGCATTTGTTTAAAATAGAGCAATAATTTTTACAATACTACAATGAATTGTTTCTCCAGCATTTGAATGACAGCTACGATCTTTACAGTTCTTGACCATTTTTAGTCCATTTGAAgctttatattttaaaagcaaCGGTTCTGCACTGGctgtattttttaatctttattgcaCAATGCTACAAACTACATTCTGAAGCAGACCAAATAACAGAAAGGTCTCATTTACTAGTCCGTGCTGAATCTACTCAAGTGTCTTGTTTGTTCTCTTGAACTGCTATCTCGCAGAGATTACTGAGCAGTAATCGTCACTGAGAAATCATTGGTAATTCTTGTATTGGTATCCTCAAATGACCCAAAGTACTAAAGTTTCACAGCTTCATCGCTGAATGCTAACATGTACGCCAGACATGGGATAAAAAACCTATTCTGAAAATCATCATTCTGACAaatctttcattattatttttttccttttgcaactATTAAATCAAAAATCATATTTTGAAAACAATTGTTCATGAAGGCCATTACATGTAAAGCAACAATGTAGGGGAATGCTAGATACCTGAAATGCCTTTTGTTCTTTTcagattttatatatttaaatttacattcatttattatttcctgACATAAATATTTCGGTAATGTACCAATGCTGAACATTTTATATCAGCTAGGAGGTTGTAATACACAATCACTTTTATCAGGAAAATACATTTCTGGAAGATACATTTCTGATATCTGCCTATTTAAggatggatcaaggaggacactatctaaaattatttatattaaattcATAGGAATAATTGATTGCTCAATACAAACCTAACTTATATTCACTCTGAATTGTGTCTCAGACTGTCTGCAAGTACCTAATgcatacaatattattatttaatgtgTCAGTTGGAAGAAATAATTGGGATACAGATTTCAAaccccaaatttcatttttttaaaaatccagtgcATATATATAAAGAATAACTAACCTGAACAAAGAACTCATGCAGGTCTCACAATAGCGATGTCCACATTCTGTCTGTCTTGGATTGCACAAAATGAGATGACATTTTTCACATTTGTATTTGTCTTCAACCGCATTCACAAATTTTTCCTTGTAACCACCTTGCTCTGGTACATAAATGGATGGCATAGGGTGGCGATCAGGATTTGCCTTTTGCTGTATTGTTTCCACTAAGACAGGAgggttttctttcttgcttgcatCCATATTGGAATTAATAAATACTATAAAGAAAACATGTGTATGCTCAATCATTAAACACATTAAGAGTAAAATAAAGCATAATCTTTTATGCATACAATTCATATGAAAGTGGATGCACAGATCATGCTTGCGTTTGCTTGAAATCATACTACTCCCAATCCATGGATAAGTCTTAATCCTCAATGATTCATCATCAAATAACCACCTATCACCTAAATATTAGGGTCATTAATAGTCACAAAGAGAAACAATGTTCAACTAATCTTACATATATGCATttagaataaatcaatgaagttAAAGAACTGGAACATTTCAGCTCTCAGTGAACTCTGTGTGATCTCTTGTTTATATTTGTGTAAAAGCTTAATCCTTTCTTTTTGTCCTATTTCTGCACTCCATCAACTCAAAATACATTACTTTTAGATCAAGACTAGCCAGCTCCTCAAAGACAACATAGTAGTATTTCTTATAAGTGGCAGCTAAAGAACATGTAATATATCTGCTGCCATTTCATCCTTCTCAACAGCATTAGGTAAACTTTCCCAATTGTACTTTAAATCATATTTCAGGGTGAGAGGAAAGACACAACAAATATATTACTTATATCCCTATGAGTTCCAAGTTTCTTGATTTTTATTGTCTTTCTTGAAATTCACATGAATTATTCCTGTCACTAAGTTTAGAATGATTCAtctactctctctctttttaacctAATTCCTAACTAACATTTTGAACATTTGCAGTCACAAACATATTCCACAAAATCAGAGTTTACATCAGTGGCATTCAATCCTTCCAGTAGACTTTTGTCATCTTAATAAAAACAAAAGAGGAAACTAATGTATCCACAGCGTTCCTTCACACATGTtacgtgtatttatttatttatttatttatttatttatttatttatttattcatttattcatttatttaattatttaatttatacttatatgccgctaTATATACTTAAATATGTATTTAAAATGAACCGGATTAAAAGTTATCATTGTTATCAAAAGTTTTGAATTTAAAGCATGGTTACAacatggaaatatttatttatttatttatttatttatttattatttagatttgtatgccgcccctctccgcagactcgttagTTAGATGAACAATGGTATGGTAATCACATCCTTAAAATTGCTTATTGTGACATTAATTTGTTTACTATTGATAGGTAAATAAGAACTAAAATATATTCTTAAGCTTTAATTTTCTATCCTACATTCAGTTCTCCGAGTTTAATTTTTCCATGATGTGAAACAAACATTCTAAGATTCACTGACTTTCTAATCATTTACTGATCTATGACATGACATTAAAAAAAGTATTTGTTGACTATTCCAATCCATGTAGACCTGGACCATATTACAAAAAGCAGAAATGAGAAaaaggaaacattttttaaaagcaaagcaaaagtaaaacattaacaacattaaacattaatgacaacatttaaaaatatgtaagtacagtggtccctcgatttacgcgttctcgattagcgcgaaacgctgcaacgcggtttttcaaaaaatattaattaaaaaataagtccgcgttttttttcctacaccacggtttttcccgcccgatgacgtcatactgattgctgattggccaaaatctcgaccaatcgttgcaaacgcaaaaaaaagctttgcaactgaactgttggaacttgttcagacttgttggaagacgcctcctaaacgttgtgcaCGGAGTGCAGGCGGCgccgctaaaaagaccaggaggatactcacaattaaagagaaaattgacattttggacatgctgaaagagggacgctcttatgcagatgttggtcagcagtatgggatcaacgaatcgagtgtgcgaaccattcgggacgacgagaaaaagataaggcaaagttctctgatggcattcaacaaggctgcaaaaagaatggtgacgcctagaaacaaacggcttatgaagatggaagctgctttgtccctgtgggtacaagactgccgcaaaaagagcattgctttggataccaacactataaggaccaaggcacaacaattgtacaaccgtcttgaagacacagaagaaggcgatgcagatgagggaaacgcaggtaagggctggggttttttattctgtcattagatactgtatttaagtgttttttaaggaaggagcagggaaggagggaaggaaggaggaagggagggaaggagggagggaaggaaggaaggaagggaaggaaggagggagggagagaagggaaggagggaagggaaggagggaaggaaggagggaaggagggagggagggagagaagggaaggagggaaggaaggaaggagggaaggagggagagaagggaaggagggagggagagaagggaaggagggaaggaaggagggagggagggaaggagggagggaaggaaggagggagggagggagggaaggaaggaaagagggaaggaggtgggcatttactctttatgctttcattcaagtcacttctctctccctttcctgtcattctgcagcctcagcctcagccccagccacattcacagcaagcaaagggtggtttgagaaatttcaacggcgctatggcctgaagagtgtgtcattgcacggagaagctgcctcagcagatacaggtgcagcagaaaactttgtccagcgcacgtttaaagacctaattgcagaagggggctaccttccagaacaggtgttcaacatggacgaaacaggcctgttctggaagaggatgccttcaaggactttcttgatgcaagatgaagccaaagcccctggctttaaggccatgaaagatcgagtgactttgatcatgtgtgggaatgcagcaggctttttgctgaagccagggctaatttataagtcacaaaatccaagagccctcaagaacagaaataagaatgcattgccagtgtactggatgcataatcctaaagcatggattacaaaacccctcacgcgggactggtttcatcactgcttcatcccacaggtggaggtgtatttggctcgcaaaggaatcgatttcaaagtgcttctcctaatggacaatgctggcggccatgatcacctggaccatgaacatgatggggtgcaagttgaattcttgccaccaaacaccacatcgcttatccagccgatggatcaaggtattatccgtgcatttaaggcactgtacacgcgcaattctcttggaagcatcgtggaagcaatggatgctgatgacaacttcacattgaaggcctactggcgtcagtacacaattgcatcttgtctgaagaacattcagaatgccttgatggatatgaagacacagacaatgaatgcctgctggaggaaattgtggccagaagtggtgcatgattacaagggatttgctcccaaagaaatccaagatgctgcagtccagacctctgtgaagctggcacaggcactgggtggagaaggcttcgttgacatgacaccagaggaagtcaatggtttgcttgatgagcatggcctaccgctgacagacaaagatctggaggagctgaccagatcagcgagtgaagaagaggaggaagcggaagctgaacaagctgaggaagaagaagatgttggcctaacgcttgagcggcttgcagaactgaacagagctacttcaaatgtacaacgcatggtggaactttgggatcccaacatgactcgctctatacagtttaacgcctcccttgacaacatctttgcaccatacagatccatgttagcccagaaaaagaaacggcgccaacaactgcccatgaccatgtttgtcacaaaaaccaagaggtttgtcacaccatcacctgcagcgtccattgtagaaatggtgatagaagaagatccctagttatcccagttatgctaacccccaccccaccccaaaaaatgtaaataaatatgttattgttcataacttaagagtcttattcaatgtgtacagtaatggtaattaaggggatgggaaatggtaatttatgggttaaaagtgttgggactgagtggcacacagtctgtacagaagaatgaatgaatgaatgactgagtgaatgaatgaaattcaaacacaggtgagggctggggggttttattctgtcattacacagtacagtacagtacagttacagtttaagtgctttttgagaaaggagggagagaagggagggaaggagggagggagagaagggaaggagggagggagagaagggaaggagggaaggaaggagggaaggaaggagggagggagagaagggagggagggagagaagagaaggagggaaggaaggagggagggagggagagaagggaaggagggagggagagaagagaaggagggaaggaaggagggagggagagaagggaaggagggagggagagaagagaaggagggaaggaaggagggagggagagaagggaaggagggagggaaggaaggagggaaggagagaagggaaggagggagggttgccattgccgccagcgctgccccaagaaagccggtgagaggaaggagagaagggaaggagggagggttgccattgccgccagcgctgccccaagaaagccggtgacaggaaggagagaagggaaggagggagagttgccattgccgccagcgctgccccaagaaagccggtgagaggaaggagagaagggaaggagggagggttgccattgccgccagcgctgccccaagaaagccggtgagaggaaggagagaagggaaggagggagggttgccattgccgccagcgctgccccaagaaagccggtgagcggggcgaatcgggcgggcggggggtagcggcaaggagcccggaaaaatcaccattgcattgccagcctccgaacttgcgtcgctccaccttctgcgcatgtgcggccagggcgcgcatgcgcagatggtgtttttacttccgcatccagtataacgcggaaatcggttagcgcgggaggtcttggaacgtaacccccgcgctaaccgagggatcactgtataatgatGAACTAGAATCCATCAGAATCAAAGCCACAGTGAAATAAAATAGACTTAAGAATTTGAGGAAATGGCCCAGCATGTCTCCAGGACATGGGAGTGGGAGTGACCTTGGAGAATGGGGGTAGGAAAATGTCTGTTATTTCACCCCCAATTCCAGGACCTCGTGACATGGGAGGATTCTTAAATAGACTCCTAGATTTTCAGACTACTGTATATAAGAAACCAATTCTGGAAAAATAGTGCCGGATGTGTCCTAATGCTCCAAGTGttatgaatatgaatatataaaGTCTAAAAGAGAAATAGGATGAGTCACTGAGTTTTTCCATGTGGATAGTTGTGTGTAATTTTATGATTAATAGCTTCCTGCTATGCTGCTATCAATTAGGACCTGCAGGACTAATGAACTAATATTTTTGATTGACAGTCACAGAAAACTCTTATACTGTTTTTTGAGTAACTCTATGCTCAGGAAGAGTCAATGTCAGCATTTTTCTCCTTTGCATAATTTATATTTTAGAAAGCACTGAACAGCAGAAAGAGAAGCTTAATCAACCCCTTTCATTTTTTCCAAGCCCAATAGCAGTCTTTTAAATTTGCTTTACATTTTAAATAATGAAGTGGGAAAGATATAGATTTCTGTATACAATCTTTGCTGAGTCTTAAGATGTGTTGGGGAATCAACAGTTTAATCATTGCAGGATGGTCctaaaaaataattttcatagATAAGATCACCAGGAAAAGTAAGTATGAGCTTTACAAAGTTACTAATTCTATATACTCCAAACTCAAAAGACTAGTGAGGAATAATTTACCATTTAAGGTGCATTAGCACAGGAACCCACAGAGAATGTACATTCATTAGAAGAtatgaagtacagtaatacctcgtcttacgaacttaattggttccggaaggtggttcgtaaggcgaaaagttcgtaagacgaaacaatgtttcccataggaaacaatgtaaaagcgattaatgcgtgcaaggggggggggaaatcgcaaaatggcactctgctgggcgccgctgcctggctgtaaccttttaaaacagccggggggcttctcagcgttctcctgaacccgaacttttcgggttcaggttcgggaggccgccgagaagccccgccgcccggctgtcaccttctgaaacagccggggggcttctcggtgttctcccgaacgccgaacccggaagttcagcaaaagtttggattcgggttccagaggccgccgagaagcgcctggatgtttcagaaggttacagccgggcggcggcggccgacagagcgccgtttttgcgattggcagcggtgttttcggccgatctggaggctgaaacagaggtgaggaatcccaatagggaattccatgggcggagctttgacgtcacgaagacgtccttcctggtcggccgaaacgtggaaTCCAATCACTGCAAAAGGCATAGGCAAAACCGTGGTTGCACCACCTCTTTGATCTTGCATCATAACTGAGCAAGACATGAAACCTAGGAGAGCAAATGTTTCCATAGCTGCCCAACAAGATCTCAGTTATCTGAGATCTCTGTGTCATACATGACACATCTGTGTCATACATGACACATCTGTGTCATATATGAGTATGGTCTTATTTCATAAAGATCTGGTGTTTACTAGAAGCAGCCAGAACCCTGGGTACCTAAGAATTCAGATCCCTATGCTGAGGGATGAACAGTGGGCTTTGAAGTAATCTGTTCTTTTTCCTGCAACAATCTCTCTGCACATTACCATTTTGAGGAGCCAATTGTTTAAAAAATGATGTAGCTTGAGCAAGCACAGGAAAGCTTGACTCTGCAGTGCAGGAccacaaaggagagagagaaagaaaaaggagttcAAGTGTTAAagagaacttttttaaaaagggaagttTTGCCAGGGAAAGTCTGAGAGGGCAAGTCCCTTGGAAAGGGGGTTTTCCAGTCACAAGGAACTGGAAAGCACTGGAGTACTAGGCTGAACTCTGGGAGGGGTTAAAGCCAGAAAAAGTTAGCTTTTCAGCCCCCAGCATTTTCACTTATTCCAAGCCAGGCAGAAGCTGTAGATGAGGCTGGAAGCAGCACaaagcaacaataacaacagcactaAGTGACAGAGAGAGTCAATATTGGAGCATATTAGACACACAAATTGCCAAAGAAGATCAAACCAGAGAAGGCATGCCAGAGAGGACTGAATCGGAGTAACAGAATAAACCAGTGATCAGAGAGGTTCATACCAGAGTAGGTCAGAAGTATTAAATGCCAGACAGTATCAATCAAAAAGAGCTTAGGCCAGACCATTAGTACCAGAAAGCCAGGGACAAGGTGACAAGAGTCAGCACTAGAGCCAAGTGGTCCTGGCATAATAGCAGCTTATGTCAGAGAAGATCAGTGCAGATAGTTAAGGCTACAGCAATACTAGAGGCAATCAAGTTCTACAATGATAGCCAGCTACACATGCACAAGAGCAGGGggccccaaacgttttacacagttggagggccggactataaaaaaaacctatgaacaaattcctatgcacactgctcataccttatttaaagtaaaaaaaaattgggaacaaatttaaaataaagaagtgatTAAGTAATTAAGCAATacagtaatttatacttctttattaacaaataaatttaaacttaaatcaacaaactccctccatttctcctcccttccattcctccctccttcctctccacttctctgtcctctcttttttcccttctctctcatttgtttcattttcctctccctcgttctttccctccatcattttctcatttttctctttctctttttctctctctcactctctttccatctctccctcttcctttctttctccctctctatctctccctttctctctctcactcactcactcactctctttctatctctcctttgtatctctccctctttctctctctccctctctctctatctcttcctctttctctctctctccctttctatctcttctcttcctttctctcccctcctctctctctttctctttctctctctctttctctctgtccctctagctttctttctctctctcttgctttctttctttctcttctcactctttctctcactcactctctttctatctctccctctttctttctctctttctctctctttctctctccccctttctatctcttctctttctttctctcccccctttctctcactcactctatctctctctttgtatcactccctctttctctttgtatatctctccctctttctttctctctccctttctctctctcctcttcctttctctttccctttctatctctcccttttttctctctctttctatctctctctccctctctccccccctatctctcccttccctccttccttactctccatttctctttccctccctctctttcccttttctctctttcggTCCACTTCTCCGGCAGGCACCGCCTCCGcaccctccccttggctctgcccccATGGCAGCTGCCATTGATGCAGCGATAGCGGCGGCTCCTCTCGGACCAGGCCCCACCAGCAGGTGCCGCTTTCCGtgcagcaaagccggctgcccgggaaagcagcgcgcttttcaaatgtgccACTTTCCTGCACTTTCCCGGGCAGACGGCTTCACTGGCCAGCGCCGTGACAACAACAACGGCACCGTGCCGACCGCTGATGCCGAGAGCCCTAAGCCTGCTCTCAAGCGTCAACACCAGGCTTCAGGTGAGCAGAGCTGCATGCCAGTGGCGGGAGCTGGTGGGGAGGCAGACGTGGCgcctctgccgggaagggctgtcAGAGGCCTTGAAGGGGGACAGGGCATCAGCGGTGAGGTATGCTCGCCTTGTGCCACGGGGGGGGAGGCGGTGGAGGGCAGGGGTTTACAAGCGGTCGCCACCCCCCATGCACTTAGCCATGGCACACTTAGCTGTCACTTTCAGTGCATGGTTTTTGAATCGCCAATCGCCttttcctgaatctcccgtccactcaccgcggaggaggtggaggacagccaaggggcagggaggaaagcgggcctgcaattggcccctttctttctcgcctttagggagaggaactgttgctgctctgccatagggcaacaACAGTTTATCTCCCTAAAGGCAGCAAAGAAAggagccaattgcaggcccgctttcctccccacctcttggctctccacctcctccttgctGAGCAGCTGACcgtggtgagtggacaggagattcgggagcttattatatcgattGGTAAAATCTTGTGCGCTGCTGCGGGCCGGATGTTTCGGGACCGCTGCACAAGAGAGATAGCAAACAAGTCAGGTCAGTAGAGGTCTGGAATTGACTGActtttagaaaaaaatgaaaatttaataaaaagattataataaaaatacagttctTAAGTACCTTGCAGTGTGACTAGGGGCTGAAGATATCTTGGCAAATGagctgaaaagaaagaaagaccagcAAGTAGACCGGTCCTCTGAATCTCTCTAGGGAGGAAGACTGCCAATGAGTGTTACAATTTACAGTTCCTCCAGTGTTTTCATGCAGGTTCAAGCCCCAGGAATGGAGAAAGATAATATTTTTGCTCTCAATAGCAACAGAGCCTTTAGTTAGGACACTAAGCCAGCTGAATTCACTTTCTAATcacattttaaaagattaaattTCCACCACTTTATGAATATTAGAGACTTTCAAAACAGTGAGCTTCATTTGACGCTTGGTGAGTTTTACATTCttcagaaattttaaagaattggCAAAAAGCTTTTTATAAaagaagtttattttttttaaaaaaattaaatagattgATAGACTAGAGAGATGTGGggcattgtttattatttaattttaaatatgtttatcaaaaacatacatttataattaaataattatttaaataattaactatttccattcattcattccactCATTTCCTATGagattatattataattaaataatatttatttatttatatatatttatttattttgtccaatacacaatggaggttatggaggatatacctgtagtaaaatatatcagagaaagaatagaagagaagatatgggaataaaacatatcaatgaaagaataaagaaaggatataggaatagaagaaaagaaatatgagatttCTATACCCTCATGGGAAATGACTGAAAGGACCCATGCTAGGAACC
This genomic window from Erythrolamprus reginae isolate rEryReg1 chromosome 1, rEryReg1.hap1, whole genome shotgun sequence contains:
- the LOC139157074 gene encoding tigger transposable element-derived protein 1-like, with the translated sequence MLKEGRSYADVGQQYGINESSVRTIRDDEKKIRQSSLMAFNKAAKRMVTPRNKRLMKMEAALSLWVQDCRKKSIALDTNTIRTKAQQLYNRLEDTEEGDADEGNAASASAPATFTASKGWFEKFQRRYGLKSVSLHGEAASADTGAAENFVQRTFKDLIAEGGYLPEQVFNMDETGLFWKRMPSRTFLMQDEAKAPGFKAMKDRVTLIMCGNAAGFLLKPGLIYKSQNPRALKNRNKNALPVYWMHNPKAWITKPLTRDWFHHCFIPQVEVYLARKGIDFKVLLLMDNAGGHDHLDHEHDGVQVEFLPPNTTSLIQPMDQGIIRAFKALYTRNSLGSIVEAMDADDNFTLKAYWRQYTIASCLKNIQNALMDMKTQTMNACWRKLWPEVVHDYKGFAPKEIQDAAVQTSVKLAQALGGEGFVDMTPEEVNGLLDEHGLPLTDKDLEELTRSASEEEEEAEAEQAEEEEDVGLTLERLAELNRATSNVQRMVELWDPNMTRSIQFNASLDNIFAPYRSMLAQKKKRRQQLPMTMFVTKTKRFVTPSPAASIVEMVIEEDP